A genomic stretch from Candidatus Methanoperedens sp. includes:
- a CDS encoding arsenic metallochaperone ArsD family protein codes for MTKMNLIIYEGVMCCSTGVCGPEPDKVLIDLNQSLKKLQDEFKEMNVIRASMTFNLKLFFENEMISRLIKENGPGILPITTINGKIVARQKYLTYAELKKEVENSQSRIE; via the coding sequence CTGACAAAAATGAATTTGATCATATATGAAGGTGTGATGTGCTGCTCCACAGGCGTTTGCGGCCCGGAGCCAGATAAAGTACTGATAGATTTGAATCAGTCACTGAAAAAATTACAGGATGAATTCAAAGAGATGAACGTAATAAGGGCAAGCATGACTTTTAACCTGAAGTTGTTTTTTGAAAACGAGATGATTTCCCGACTGATCAAGGAAAATGGACCTGGTATACTCCCCATTACTACTATCAACGGCAAAATTGTTGCCAGACAGAAATACTTGACATATGCTGAACTGAAGAAAGAAGTCGAAAATTCCCAGAGCAGGATAGAATGA
- a CDS encoding arsenic-transporting ATPase — protein sequence MKNNGIYQLIEPGKKGEAKFVFFSGKGGVGKSTMSCTTAVWLAKKGYKTLLVTTDPAPNLSDIFTQEIGHKITSINNIENLFAIEINPDTASEEYRERIIAPMREILDENNIQIINEQLNSPCVEEVAAFDKFIEFMDDPQYDVVIFDTAPTGHTIRLLELPGGWSTTLEKSASTCIGPGASLQGAKSRYEKAISYLQNDAKTSFIFVLKPESSSLLETQRSSDELSKLGIKINFLIINGILPEEACTDEFFKKKKEDEKKIVKKINETFPAMQKLFYLLRDSEVSGLELLEAAGKFLYEAKIEDTKIELLNGKVREFQVMTDQKELYYLLTPLNGTRYIFFTGKGGVGKSTIACAASLHLAEKGFRTLILTTDPASHLQNIFGQTVEHEPTRITGVDNLYAARIDQKKALEEYKKRILDIVKDNDGETKKSVEEDLSSPCAQEMAAFERFINYFELNGYDIIIFDTAPTGHTLRLLELPSDWKGFIDLGDLTKKASDETKNKYANVIETMRNKEKSTFIFVMYPEYTPIIEAWRASEELKKQVKIETTLVAVNYLLSQDSGNNKFFSNRRKQQEKYLSEIQQRFKTPMIIVPLLECEPEGIDKLRELGRTVFCGKKNRCKFTPISLSDGIQPER from the coding sequence ATGAAAAATAACGGTATCTATCAATTAATAGAGCCAGGAAAAAAAGGAGAGGCGAAATTCGTTTTTTTCAGCGGGAAAGGCGGAGTTGGGAAAAGCACGATGAGTTGCACTACTGCTGTGTGGCTTGCAAAAAAAGGTTATAAAACTTTGCTCGTTACCACAGACCCGGCTCCAAATCTCTCAGATATATTTACCCAGGAAATCGGGCATAAAATTACTTCCATTAATAATATTGAGAACCTGTTTGCAATCGAGATAAACCCCGATACAGCTTCCGAGGAATATAGAGAAAGAATTATTGCCCCGATGAGAGAAATTTTGGATGAAAATAATATACAGATAATAAACGAGCAACTGAACAGCCCCTGCGTTGAGGAAGTAGCAGCATTTGATAAATTCATAGAATTCATGGATGATCCCCAGTATGATGTTGTCATATTTGATACCGCACCGACCGGACATACGATCAGGCTTTTAGAACTTCCGGGGGGCTGGAGCACAACATTAGAAAAAAGCGCCTCAACCTGCATAGGGCCTGGCGCATCTTTACAGGGTGCAAAATCCAGATATGAAAAAGCGATATCATATCTTCAGAATGATGCCAAAACTTCCTTCATCTTTGTTCTGAAACCAGAGAGCTCCTCGCTTCTTGAAACACAGAGAAGTTCTGATGAATTATCTAAATTGGGAATTAAAATAAATTTCCTGATAATTAATGGAATACTTCCGGAAGAGGCGTGCACAGATGAATTTTTCAAAAAGAAGAAGGAGGATGAGAAGAAAATAGTGAAAAAAATCAATGAAACATTTCCTGCCATGCAGAAGTTATTTTATCTGCTCAGGGATTCTGAAGTTTCCGGTCTGGAATTGTTAGAAGCTGCAGGAAAATTTTTATATGAAGCTAAAATAGAGGATACCAAAATAGAGTTATTGAATGGGAAAGTCCGGGAATTTCAGGTGATGACTGATCAAAAAGAACTATATTATCTGCTCACCCCTTTGAATGGGACCAGATATATATTTTTCACAGGCAAAGGCGGTGTTGGGAAAAGCACGATTGCCTGCGCAGCTTCCCTGCATCTGGCGGAAAAAGGTTTTAGAACTTTAATACTCACAACAGATCCCGCATCTCATTTGCAGAATATTTTCGGACAGACGGTTGAGCATGAACCGACCAGGATTACAGGTGTGGATAATTTATATGCAGCAAGAATAGATCAGAAGAAAGCACTGGAAGAGTATAAAAAACGAATTCTGGACATAGTTAAGGATAATGACGGGGAAACAAAGAAATCTGTGGAAGAAGACCTGAGCTCTCCCTGCGCGCAAGAAATGGCTGCATTTGAAAGATTTATAAATTACTTTGAATTAAATGGATATGATATAATAATTTTTGACACAGCACCGACAGGGCATACCCTGCGATTATTAGAACTTCCTTCTGACTGGAAAGGATTTATCGACCTGGGGGATTTAACAAAGAAAGCATCTGATGAAACTAAGAATAAGTATGCTAATGTCATAGAAACAATGAGAAACAAAGAAAAAAGCACGTTTATTTTTGTGATGTATCCTGAATATACACCCATAATAGAAGCATGGAGGGCTTCTGAAGAATTGAAAAAGCAGGTTAAAATAGAAACCACACTGGTAGCAGTTAATTACTTACTGTCGCAGGATTCTGGGAATAATAAGTTCTTCAGCAATAGGAGAAAACAGCAAGAAAAGTATTTATCTGAAATACAGCAAAGATTCAAAACCCCAATGATTATAGTTCCTCTTCTTGAATGTGAGCCTGAAGGTATCGATAAATTAAGGGAGCTTGGAAGAACTGTCTTTTGTGGTAAAAAAAATCGGTGTAAATTTACACCAATTTCTTTATCGGATGGGATTCAGCCAGAACGCTAA
- the mtrH gene encoding tetrahydromethanopterin S-methyltransferase subunit H: protein MFRFDKKQEVFEFGKTKVGGQPGEYPTVLVSTMFYLKHKIVTDEDHGVFDKAAAEKLWNTQEVMGDTTGNPYFNQLVGETPEAIKKYIDWFVNICDDVPFLVDSSDGHVRAVAAKYAKEIGVEKRAIHNSINASIGAEEIKALKDSKLTSAIILAFNATNPSVEGKLEILEKGGTGQTKGMLDVAKEVGITRPLVDVAATPLGAGSGATIRSVLAIKGKLGLPAGGGFHNMASAWDWMKKYKKTDPDAKTESWPPVDIGTNLVAQIMGANFLLYGPIENVKKVFPAVAMVDIMLGETAKDLGLSVLAESHPIKKLV, encoded by the coding sequence ATGTTCAGATTTGATAAGAAACAAGAAGTATTTGAGTTCGGTAAAACAAAAGTGGGCGGACAGCCTGGAGAATACCCAACAGTACTTGTCAGTACGATGTTTTATTTAAAACATAAGATTGTGACTGATGAAGACCATGGCGTATTTGATAAAGCTGCAGCCGAGAAACTGTGGAATACACAGGAAGTAATGGGAGACACGACAGGAAATCCGTATTTCAACCAGCTTGTGGGTGAAACACCCGAAGCTATCAAGAAATATATTGACTGGTTCGTAAATATATGCGATGATGTACCATTCCTTGTGGATTCATCTGACGGACATGTCAGGGCTGTTGCAGCAAAGTACGCAAAGGAGATCGGTGTTGAGAAACGTGCAATACACAATTCCATAAATGCCAGTATCGGCGCTGAAGAGATCAAAGCTCTCAAAGACAGCAAGCTGACATCAGCGATCATCCTCGCATTCAATGCCACAAACCCCAGCGTTGAAGGTAAACTGGAAATCCTTGAGAAGGGAGGAACGGGACAGACAAAAGGTATGCTTGATGTAGCAAAAGAAGTAGGAATCACAAGACCCCTTGTGGATGTAGCAGCAACACCTCTCGGTGCAGGTTCCGGAGCTACCATCAGGTCGGTACTTGCCATAAAAGGTAAATTAGGCTTACCCGCAGGCGGAGGTTTTCACAACATGGCTTCGGCCTGGGACTGGATGAAGAAATACAAGAAAACAGATCCGGATGCAAAGACCGAATCATGGCCGCCAGTGGATATAGGCACAAACCTTGTCGCACAGATAATGGGAGCCAATTTCCTGCTGTATGGTCCAATCGAGAACGTAAAAAAGGTTTTCCCCGCAGTAGCAATGGTAGATATCATGCTCGGTGAAACCGCAAAAGACCTGGGTCTTAGCGTTCTGGCTGAATCCCATCCGATAAAGAAATTGGTGTAA
- a CDS encoding tetrahydromethanopterin S-methyltransferase subunit G, with protein sequence MAEKIPIVIVDPEDYKNILQKLDEIDEKIEFTNSEIHQRYGKKIGRDIGILYGICASLMIVVVYLLLLLSPALSNPLLINAVKKALGLE encoded by the coding sequence ATGGCAGAAAAAATCCCAATAGTTATCGTAGATCCGGAAGACTACAAGAATATCCTCCAGAAATTGGATGAAATAGATGAAAAGATCGAGTTCACAAATTCTGAGATACACCAGAGATATGGGAAAAAAATAGGAAGAGACATAGGAATACTGTACGGGATTTGCGCATCGCTCATGATTGTAGTGGTATATCTGTTACTGCTTCTTTCACCGGCGCTTTCAAACCCGTTATTGATAAATGCAGTAAAGAAGGCTTTAGGATTAGAATAA
- a CDS encoding tetrahydromethanopterin S-methyltransferase subunit F, with amino-acid sequence MAEKEYEYGKGVPMVLNPSMVAIESLVADIRYRGQLIARNQKLESGVGATGVIGISIGFVIVMIAVLVPPLVMG; translated from the coding sequence GTGGCAGAGAAAGAATACGAATATGGAAAAGGCGTACCAATGGTATTAAATCCTTCAATGGTTGCCATAGAATCGCTGGTAGCGGATATCAGATACAGGGGCCAGCTTATTGCACGGAACCAGAAACTTGAATCCGGTGTTGGCGCAACAGGCGTGATCGGTATCTCGATCGGTTTTGTGATCGTTATGATAGCAGTGCTTGTTCCTCCTTTAGTGATGGGGTGA
- a CDS encoding tetrahydromethanopterin S-methyltransferase subunit A, whose protein sequence is MANKVKPAAGWPVVKGEYDAGNPENCVAVTTCGSHLKGAPQIAAGACITGPHKTENLGIEKIVANIISNPNIRFLLVTGAEVKGHISGEAIIMLHKNGIKDNRIVGSTGAIPYIENLPDDAIKRFQAQVQIVEMIGTEDENAIIARIKELAAKDPGAFAGEPMIIQVGEKKEAEELGGVKPMSAEIATVQARIKGIQQQTIDIANMNKLMSGIYAGKIEGIMIGLVVGLTILGILIFGGGV, encoded by the coding sequence ATGGCAAATAAAGTGAAACCGGCAGCAGGATGGCCTGTTGTCAAAGGTGAATATGATGCGGGAAATCCGGAAAATTGCGTAGCAGTAACCACATGCGGCTCACATCTCAAGGGCGCGCCGCAGATAGCAGCCGGTGCATGTATTACAGGGCCGCACAAGACTGAAAACCTGGGTATCGAGAAAATTGTTGCCAACATTATTTCCAACCCCAACATACGTTTCCTTCTCGTAACAGGCGCCGAAGTAAAAGGTCACATATCAGGTGAAGCAATAATAATGCTTCACAAGAACGGGATCAAAGACAACAGGATCGTAGGTTCAACAGGCGCTATCCCTTACATTGAAAACCTGCCTGATGATGCCATAAAGAGATTCCAGGCCCAGGTCCAGATAGTTGAAATGATCGGCACCGAGGACGAAAATGCGATTATTGCCAGGATCAAAGAACTCGCAGCAAAAGATCCGGGAGCCTTTGCAGGCGAACCGATGATAATCCAGGTCGGCGAGAAGAAAGAGGCAGAGGAGCTTGGCGGAGTCAAACCAATGTCCGCCGAGATCGCAACTGTCCAGGCAAGGATAAAGGGCATACAACAGCAGACGATCGATATCGCAAATATGAATAAATTAATGTCAGGTATCTATGCAGGAAAGATCGAAGGTATAATGATAGGTCTTGTTGTTGGATTGACCATTCTTGGAATACTGATATTCGGCGGAGGTGTTTAA
- a CDS encoding tetrahydromethanopterin S-methyltransferase subunit B yields MSHIRVVPEMHLILDPTTGVIAAERDDVVEYSLDAVKTQLDELDLIVTDMMNQLDPKAKLLSMFPGRESASYNAGIITNAFYGAIIGFIVSFLLLIVMKLGGI; encoded by the coding sequence ATGAGCCATATAAGAGTTGTCCCGGAAATGCACCTGATCCTTGATCCTACAACAGGTGTGATCGCAGCAGAAAGGGATGATGTTGTGGAATATTCACTCGATGCAGTGAAAACACAACTTGACGAACTGGATTTAATCGTCACTGATATGATGAACCAGCTTGATCCGAAAGCAAAATTATTGAGCATGTTCCCTGGAAGAGAAAGTGCTTCTTATAATGCAGGAATAATAACAAATGCATTCTATGGTGCAATAATAGGATTTATCGTGTCCTTTTTATTGCTCATAGTGATGAAGCTTGGAGGGATATAA
- a CDS encoding tetrahydromethanopterin S-methyltransferase subunit C has product MSDIKERSPNQLLLFGIIGGLLGIYLTYLLPFAGDKIGGNPAILLRTIAPTFGALGAICAVMWGADAVRRVAKYGLGTGVPSIGQIAMGMGIIAAMFGLAIVKTIVLAGPIVALVTASIIGFIIGWFAQHVIKMKIPVMIRCMTEIAASGTIIIIGFSAAVAGNFEFANIVTLVFDNGVILAVFWVGAVAMLHPFNACLGPDEKQKRLLYLAGSTGAITMAIIGIAAIMTLGTSGILTLFIGIILWIVFYKKFWDEVYHDASSVVGTGLIPKTEA; this is encoded by the coding sequence ATGAGCGACATCAAAGAAAGATCACCCAATCAATTACTGCTTTTCGGGATAATCGGAGGGCTTCTTGGAATATACCTTACCTATTTACTTCCATTTGCCGGAGATAAAATCGGTGGAAATCCCGCAATCTTACTCAGAACAATAGCACCCACATTCGGGGCGCTTGGAGCCATTTGCGCTGTCATGTGGGGTGCAGATGCAGTAAGGCGCGTTGCAAAATATGGCCTCGGAACAGGTGTCCCGTCAATCGGACAAATTGCGATGGGAATGGGAATAATCGCTGCCATGTTCGGCCTTGCAATTGTAAAAACTATTGTCCTTGCCGGACCGATAGTGGCTCTGGTAACAGCATCTATTATCGGATTCATAATAGGCTGGTTTGCACAGCATGTTATAAAGATGAAGATACCTGTGATGATCCGCTGCATGACTGAGATCGCTGCTTCCGGAACGATAATCATTATTGGCTTTTCCGCGGCAGTAGCAGGAAATTTTGAGTTTGCAAATATTGTTACACTGGTTTTCGATAACGGTGTAATTCTTGCGGTATTCTGGGTCGGAGCTGTTGCAATGCTGCATCCTTTCAATGCATGTCTTGGTCCTGATGAAAAGCAAAAGAGGCTTTTGTATCTTGCAGGCTCAACAGGAGCCATAACAATGGCAATAATCGGAATAGCTGCAATCATGACACTCGGTACATCAGGAATTCTGACCCTGTTCATTGGAATAATCCTCTGGATAGTGTTTTACAAGAAATTCTGGGATGAAGTTTATCATGATGCTTCATCAGTAGTCGGAACCGGATTGATCCCCAAGACGGAGGCATAA
- a CDS encoding tetrahydromethanopterin S-methyltransferase subunit D, with protein sequence MVAIDPALLTNILLIGLSGTLICLAVHFIPVGGAPAAMAQATGIGTGTVELAAGSGLVGLITASYMYAYEPLANIPLVMAAGAMGSMVMLASTMFAGSLIYAYGVAVPFASAQVKKDPITGDRQDTYISKGTQGQGLPTICFVSGVVGAALGGAGGGLIYFVLMDLYKPLIALTSAFAVAGVFTMGVMYVNSVIPSYGVGGTIEGVHDPKFRRVVGKDVITSFFVSILCGLLAVLIAGGMSI encoded by the coding sequence ATGGTAGCGATTGATCCGGCATTATTAACTAATATTTTATTGATCGGCCTGAGCGGGACTCTTATCTGTCTTGCAGTTCACTTCATTCCGGTAGGCGGCGCACCTGCGGCAATGGCACAGGCAACAGGCATCGGAACAGGGACTGTGGAACTTGCGGCAGGCTCAGGTCTTGTAGGACTGATAACAGCAAGTTACATGTATGCTTATGAACCACTGGCCAATATTCCCCTTGTTATGGCAGCAGGAGCAATGGGCTCCATGGTAATGCTTGCAAGCACAATGTTTGCCGGCAGTTTGATATATGCTTATGGCGTGGCAGTGCCATTTGCCTCAGCACAGGTCAAAAAAGACCCGATCACCGGTGACAGGCAGGACACCTACATCTCCAAGGGAACACAGGGCCAGGGTCTTCCCACTATCTGCTTTGTCAGCGGTGTTGTGGGAGCTGCGCTTGGCGGTGCAGGAGGAGGGCTGATTTATTTCGTCCTGATGGACTTATATAAACCATTGATAGCATTGACAAGCGCATTTGCAGTTGCAGGCGTATTTACAATGGGCGTTATGTATGTTAATTCAGTAATACCATCATACGGTGTGGGCGGAACAATTGAAGGAGTCCACGATCCCAAGTTCAGGCGTGTAGTCGGGAAAGACGTTATAACAAGCTTTTTCGTGAGCATTCTTTGCGGACTCCTTGCAGTATTGATCGCTGGAGGAATGTCAATATGA
- a CDS encoding tetrahydromethanopterin S-methyltransferase subunit E — MVLDLTMSMAILALMGALATIAGCLEDLESDVGSQSNPNSQVQLAPQMGFLHRIFNKAISGEPISNGMSAVIGGTATTVLLSQQFYPLTAIVIGAFFGAIVLGIFATTSYAGRVASQTRFKQPLYMDIMRYTTPSIIGHNFIMNFCLVAIAYIQFEILGYPFTIPFLALIWGISVGAIGSSVGDVHYGGEREFQNREFGCGLNTALSGRIVRKAESGLRNSIDNVWFCAKFGGPATGIALGLTVFFSSWPTTIFGYTWKAIGVGVFIVIVLTLMNRLVELNVRHAYGPYKEEKNEQEAKA, encoded by the coding sequence ATGGTATTAGACTTAACCATGAGTATGGCTATATTGGCACTCATGGGAGCACTTGCTACTATAGCGGGATGCCTTGAGGATCTTGAATCCGATGTAGGCTCGCAGAGCAACCCGAACTCCCAGGTTCAATTAGCTCCCCAGATGGGATTTTTGCACAGAATATTTAACAAAGCGATTTCAGGTGAACCGATCAGCAACGGTATGTCGGCAGTGATCGGCGGTACTGCCACAACGGTACTTTTGAGCCAACAATTCTATCCATTGACTGCTATCGTAATCGGAGCGTTTTTCGGCGCGATCGTATTGGGCATCTTCGCTACAACCTCATATGCAGGAAGAGTTGCGAGCCAGACGAGGTTCAAGCAGCCGCTATATATGGATATCATGAGATATACGACCCCCTCGATCATCGGGCATAATTTCATTATGAATTTCTGCCTTGTAGCTATTGCATACATCCAGTTTGAAATACTCGGATATCCGTTCACTATTCCATTCCTTGCATTAATATGGGGAATTTCCGTGGGCGCTATCGGCTCATCAGTGGGCGATGTGCATTATGGCGGAGAACGTGAATTCCAGAACCGCGAATTCGGATGCGGTCTTAACACCGCGCTTTCAGGACGCATTGTGAGGAAAGCCGAATCGGGTCTGAGGAACAGCATAGATAATGTCTGGTTCTGCGCCAAGTTCGGAGGACCTGCAACAGGCATTGCTCTTGGTCTTACTGTTTTCTTTTCAAGCTGGCCCACAACCATTTTCGGGTATACATGGAAAGCGATAGGTGTGGGAGTATTCATTGTTATAGTTCTCACATTGATGAACAGGCTGGTAGAACTCAACGTAAGACATGCTTATGGCCCATATAAGGAAGAAAAAAATGAACAGGAGGCAAAAGCATAA
- a CDS encoding transcriptional regulator, protein MTADDLIKAAIESNDAFLKEFQRIIKDELHMNASEFIEKSGIPASTIYKLLSGHRELNINTLRQIISILRKMEEKPEENEKSGFIAVIAARPVLDLITEKKLKVGDQLLTIREYSATSMEEAIVAAIKAERDGAKAVVCAPIVSTTIEKVLRIPVSIIMPRESLFEAIELAARKMG, encoded by the coding sequence ATGACCGCAGACGATTTAATAAAAGCAGCAATAGAATCAAATGACGCCTTTCTCAAAGAATTCCAGAGAATAATAAAAGATGAACTGCATATGAATGCATCGGAATTCATTGAAAAGTCAGGCATCCCGGCAAGCACCATATACAAGCTATTATCAGGCCACCGGGAATTGAATATCAATACCCTGAGGCAGATTATATCGATTTTGCGAAAAATGGAAGAGAAACCGGAAGAAAATGAAAAATCCGGTTTCATCGCTGTGATAGCAGCCCGCCCTGTCCTTGATCTTATCACTGAGAAGAAACTCAAGGTGGGAGATCAACTTCTTACCATAAGGGAATATTCTGCAACTTCAATGGAAGAAGCCATCGTAGCTGCAATAAAAGCTGAGAGAGACGGTGCAAAAGCAGTGGTCTGCGCACCAATAGTCAGTACTACTATTGAAAAAGTTCTGCGAATACCTGTATCTATAATCATGCCCAGGGAAAGCCTTTTTGAGGCAATTGAGCTTGCTGCCAGGAAAATGGGATGA
- a CDS encoding DUF2099 family protein, whose product MPHIMELFGKTRVVIKDGKVVEAGEPVADWCPVFSKFSNVSKLTSREAIKNMEYRIRELGMFTPQRRFDYGVFVNFGASEIMMTALSRGLIDSTVTVCDGAGTVITDNPALVQGMGALMSGLIETEPIAQIIAGIESRGGIVLDKQNARIDQAGGLLKACELGYRNIAVSVVSPGEALKLRLIEEEKNIDLTLIGAHLTGIQFREAQELIAKMDIITGCASNMVRHLILPVLQAGTSVPMFALTQKGKELIIERAKEIDSPILATTTELPVLPEHKQPRPLI is encoded by the coding sequence ATGCCGCATATTATGGAATTGTTCGGGAAAACAAGGGTTGTAATAAAGGATGGGAAAGTTGTGGAAGCAGGTGAACCTGTTGCTGACTGGTGTCCTGTTTTCAGTAAGTTTTCAAATGTTTCAAAGCTCACATCCCGGGAAGCAATAAAGAACATGGAATATAGAATCCGGGAACTGGGGATGTTCACCCCGCAAAGAAGGTTTGATTATGGGGTTTTTGTCAATTTCGGGGCAAGTGAGATAATGATGACCGCCCTTTCCCGCGGGCTTATCGATTCCACTGTCACTGTATGCGATGGTGCGGGAACTGTGATCACTGATAATCCTGCGCTGGTACAGGGCATGGGTGCTTTGATGTCAGGACTTATTGAAACCGAGCCGATAGCGCAAATTATTGCAGGGATCGAATCGCGGGGAGGTATAGTTCTTGATAAACAGAATGCAAGGATAGACCAGGCAGGCGGTCTTCTAAAAGCATGCGAACTGGGTTACAGGAATATTGCAGTAAGTGTTGTCTCTCCTGGAGAGGCTTTGAAACTTCGTTTGATAGAGGAAGAGAAAAACATTGACCTGACCCTTATCGGGGCTCACCTCACAGGTATCCAGTTCAGGGAAGCGCAGGAGCTTATTGCGAAAATGGATATTATAACGGGCTGCGCTTCAAATATGGTGCGCCATCTTATACTTCCTGTCCTCCAGGCCGGCACTTCTGTTCCCATGTTCGCACTGACACAGAAGGGAAAAGAGCTGATCATTGAGAGAGCAAAGGAAATTGATTCACCAATTCTTGCAACTACAACAGAATTACCTGTGCTGCCTGAGCATAAGCAGCCCAGACCGCTAATTTAG
- the prf1 gene encoding peptide chain release factor 1 — MVESDAHKKYEFKRTLEALRGKRGRGTELISLYIPHDKQVSDITSQLREEFGQASNIKSRVTRQNVQGAIESLLSRLKLIPRAPENGVVIFCGAVDIGANKTDMQTFIIEPPEPIVSYKYHCDSSFLLTPLEEMLHEQKTYGLLVLDRREATIGVLRGKHIEEMAHLTSNVPGKQRKGGQSSHRFQQLRLIAINEFYTRIGDAASEVYLGINQKDFEGIFIGGPSPTKEEFEAGAYLHHEIQKKILGLFDVANTDESGLTELFDRLGDALQNVEVVQEKKYMERFLKELVSENGLASYGEEHVRKNLQMGSVETLLLSDELRKVRLTIKCGNCGFEEKKTITKKLGDDEYQPGNCTKCGSSLRVAESVDIVEELSDIADQMGTNIAFISSDFEEGNQLLNAFGGIAAILRFKTGI; from the coding sequence ATGGTCGAATCAGACGCACATAAAAAATACGAATTTAAAAGAACACTTGAAGCACTTCGCGGTAAACGCGGAAGGGGTACAGAACTCATCTCACTATATATCCCGCATGACAAGCAGGTATCGGATATAACGAGCCAGCTCAGGGAAGAATTTGGCCAGGCGTCGAACATCAAATCCAGGGTTACACGCCAGAATGTGCAGGGTGCCATTGAATCTCTGCTTTCAAGACTTAAACTCATACCAAGAGCGCCTGAGAATGGGGTTGTCATTTTTTGCGGCGCCGTGGACATTGGCGCAAATAAAACAGATATGCAGACCTTCATAATCGAGCCGCCCGAACCCATAGTATCATACAAATACCATTGTGATTCATCCTTCCTCCTTACGCCGCTTGAGGAAATGCTGCACGAGCAAAAAACCTATGGTCTCCTTGTTCTTGACAGGCGTGAAGCTACTATAGGAGTTCTAAGAGGAAAACATATTGAAGAGATGGCACATCTTACTTCTAATGTCCCTGGCAAACAGCGAAAAGGGGGCCAGAGTTCCCACAGGTTCCAGCAGCTCCGGCTCATTGCGATCAATGAATTCTATACACGCATAGGGGATGCGGCAAGCGAGGTCTATCTGGGGATCAACCAGAAGGATTTCGAGGGAATTTTCATTGGCGGACCATCGCCCACTAAAGAAGAATTCGAGGCAGGGGCATACCTGCATCATGAGATACAGAAGAAAATACTGGGTCTTTTCGACGTGGCAAATACTGATGAATCGGGTCTTACCGAACTCTTCGACAGGCTGGGCGATGCTTTGCAGAATGTGGAAGTCGTCCAGGAAAAAAAGTACATGGAACGATTCCTTAAGGAACTTGTGAGTGAGAATGGGCTTGCTTCATATGGCGAGGAACATGTGCGCAAGAACCTCCAGATGGGTTCTGTTGAGACGCTTTTGCTTTCGGATGAACTGCGAAAAGTGCGCCTTACAATAAAATGCGGCAATTGCGGTTTCGAGGAAAAGAAAACCATCACGAAAAAGCTCGGTGATGATGAATACCAGCCGGGTAATTGTACAAAATGCGGGTCAAGCCTGAGGGTTGCAGAATCCGTAGATATCGTAGAGGAGTTGTCAGATATTGCTGACCAGATGGGGACGAACATCGCTTTTATTTCAAGTGATTTCGAAGAAGGAAACCAGCTTTTGAATGCATTTGGCGGGATAGCTGCGATATTGAGATTCAAGACAGGCATCTAA
- a CDS encoding DUF4870 domain-containing protein encodes MLEKTVVEDTGVVKGNIVGVLCYLGGILSAILILALEKDNKFVRFHAMQSAIAFVVLVVVATMLSAIASFIWILFALIPLVWILGLIVFIFLMYKAYQGEKYKLPAIGDIAEKQVYQ; translated from the coding sequence ATGTTGGAAAAAACAGTTGTAGAAGACACTGGTGTAGTGAAAGGAAACATAGTAGGAGTACTGTGCTATCTCGGAGGAATCCTATCTGCGATCTTAATACTGGCATTAGAGAAAGACAATAAATTTGTAAGATTTCATGCTATGCAATCAGCAATTGCTTTTGTCGTTCTGGTTGTAGTAGCCACAATGTTATCAGCAATAGCGTCTTTTATCTGGATATTGTTTGCACTTATACCTCTGGTATGGATACTGGGATTAATTGTTTTTATATTCCTGATGTATAAAGCATACCAGGGAGAAAAATATAAATTACCGGCGATCGGTGATATTGCCGAGAAACAAGTATATCAGTAA